In Edaphobacter paludis, a single window of DNA contains:
- a CDS encoding CvpA family protein, with amino-acid sequence MNLNYFDWFLIAVLAWSTIMAFMRGLLLELFALGGLIAGILLASWNYPIVARILERVVTATTVANVVAFLVIAISVMIVCALIGKALHHTASAIGLGFFDRLLGAIFGYLRGCLLCVAILMAVTAFLPPTSAVAKSSLTPYFLAGAHAVSFVVPQDLRQLIRDGAAQLKHTAPDWIKRHE; translated from the coding sequence TCCTGATTGCCGTCCTCGCATGGTCAACCATCATGGCGTTCATGCGGGGACTTCTGCTCGAACTCTTCGCGCTGGGAGGACTCATCGCCGGTATCCTGCTGGCCTCCTGGAATTACCCCATCGTGGCACGCATTCTTGAACGCGTCGTTACCGCCACGACGGTGGCGAATGTAGTCGCATTTCTGGTCATCGCCATCAGCGTCATGATCGTCTGTGCGCTCATAGGAAAGGCACTTCACCACACCGCCAGCGCCATCGGCCTTGGCTTCTTCGACCGCCTCCTGGGAGCGATTTTTGGCTATCTCCGCGGCTGCCTGCTCTGCGTAGCTATCCTTATGGCAGTAACCGCCTTTCTTCCCCCCACTTCTGCCGTCGCAAAATCTTCTTTAACTCCCTATTTCCTTGCCGGGGCTCATGCTGTATCCTTCGTTGTACCTCAAGACCTTCGTCAGCTCATTCGGGACGGTGCGGCGCAACTCAAGCACACCGCACCCGATTGGATCAAACGGCACGAATAG
- a CDS encoding helix-turn-helix domain-containing protein, producing MKREMDGLITQMHSAGIPYADAVRQFKKRYILEVLAHHKGNQCKAAEELGMHRNTLSRTLAELDLDTAAIRNGMRRPPSSERPRIQSIASAR from the coding sequence TTGAAGCGCGAAATGGACGGTCTCATCACGCAGATGCACAGTGCGGGCATCCCTTATGCGGACGCCGTTCGCCAGTTCAAGAAGCGCTACATCCTCGAAGTCCTCGCCCACCACAAGGGCAATCAATGCAAGGCCGCCGAAGAGTTAGGTATGCACCGGAATACCCTCAGTCGCACGCTTGCCGAGCTGGATCTCGACACCGCGGCGATCCGCAATGGTATGCGTCGGCCACCCAGCAGCGAGCGTCCGCGCATCCAGAGCATTGCGAGCGCCCGTTGA
- a CDS encoding PAS domain-containing sensor histidine kinase: MNCFASELETGAHLVGIQEYEAQQMTIAPGDQRQMRQWQAVLDSAGEGIWGLDLEGRCTFANRMATKIIGFESEELIGGNIHELVHHHYADGRPFPAEECPIYDVLRRNTPLSNLSDTMFRKDGSSFVVEMSAHPVSIEGEVLGVVVSFRDVSQLRQQQEDLRKAKELAEQRTAELNAVIESMPHGVYIATPDGRVRTNRWARMMSGERFPSELKTLKDALAGESSTETVHTPGRWIRSVAAPVRQGDRITGGVAVNTDVTQARLQDEALRKSEKLAAVGQLASSIAHEINNPLESITNLLYLVQKSDSMDEVKEYARIAQDELARVTEITLQTLRFHRQQSKPVQVDLADLLRTLMTLYTGRLLVRRLNVEMKLIDSPTVLCLEGEIRQVVNNLLRNALDATVDGGRLLVRMHPQMNWVTGQKGVRMAVADTGEGIRPEIMAHLFEPFQTSKELTGTGLGLWVSKGIVEKHGGHISTKSRRGEGHGTVFTVWLPLDGGLNLVAEGG; the protein is encoded by the coding sequence ATGAACTGTTTTGCATCTGAACTGGAGACGGGGGCGCATTTAGTGGGCATTCAAGAGTATGAGGCGCAGCAGATGACAATAGCACCGGGAGATCAGAGACAGATGCGGCAGTGGCAGGCCGTACTGGATTCGGCGGGCGAGGGCATCTGGGGCTTGGATCTGGAGGGAAGGTGCACGTTCGCCAACCGGATGGCGACGAAGATAATCGGGTTTGAGAGCGAAGAGCTGATCGGTGGCAATATTCACGAACTGGTGCACCATCATTATGCAGATGGGCGTCCTTTTCCTGCGGAGGAATGTCCGATTTATGACGTGCTGCGCCGAAACACCCCACTCAGCAATCTTTCAGACACGATGTTTCGCAAGGACGGTAGTTCCTTTGTTGTAGAGATGTCAGCGCATCCGGTGTCTATTGAAGGAGAAGTGTTGGGTGTGGTGGTTTCATTTCGCGATGTGAGCCAATTGCGCCAGCAGCAGGAGGACCTTCGGAAGGCGAAGGAGTTGGCCGAGCAGCGGACCGCAGAGCTGAATGCCGTGATTGAAAGCATGCCGCATGGCGTTTATATAGCTACTCCTGATGGGCGAGTGAGAACGAACCGATGGGCGCGGATGATGAGTGGGGAGCGCTTTCCATCTGAGTTGAAGACGCTGAAAGATGCACTGGCGGGGGAGTCTTCAACCGAGACGGTGCACACACCCGGCCGCTGGATTCGCAGTGTGGCTGCGCCGGTTCGTCAGGGAGATAGGATTACAGGCGGCGTCGCAGTGAATACGGACGTGACCCAGGCACGGTTACAGGACGAAGCGCTGCGCAAGTCTGAGAAGCTGGCGGCTGTGGGACAGCTGGCGTCGTCGATTGCGCATGAGATCAATAACCCGTTGGAGTCGATTACGAACCTGCTCTATCTCGTGCAGAAATCAGATTCGATGGACGAGGTAAAGGAATATGCGAGGATTGCACAGGACGAGCTGGCGCGGGTCACTGAAATTACCTTGCAGACCCTGCGTTTTCACCGACAGCAAAGCAAGCCCGTCCAGGTGGACTTAGCAGATCTGCTGCGTACCTTGATGACTCTCTACACAGGTCGGCTGTTGGTACGACGACTGAATGTAGAGATGAAGCTGATCGACTCGCCGACTGTTCTCTGCCTTGAAGGCGAAATTCGCCAAGTCGTCAACAACCTATTGCGAAATGCGCTCGACGCCACGGTGGATGGTGGCCGGTTGCTGGTGCGAATGCATCCGCAGATGAACTGGGTAACGGGACAGAAAGGCGTGCGGATGGCGGTGGCAGATACGGGTGAGGGAATTCGCCCCGAAATCATGGCTCATTTGTTTGAACCGTTTCAAACGTCGAAGGAGTTAACGGGGACGGGACTGGGTCTGTGGGTGAGCAAGGGAATCGTCGAGAAACATGGCGGACATATCAGTACGAAGTCACGGCGCGGGGAAGGTCACGGGACGGTGTTTACGGTGTGGCTCCCGCTGGATGGCGGTCTTAATCTGGTTGCTGAGGGAGGTTGA
- a CDS encoding site-specific integrase: MLGMVNRAPRTVLSILAVPLITIFVRHSANCPHVDDHFYKRCQCRKSLRYFHDGKQRTVSAKTRSWALAEEAKRKLEGIFRSADTANPVGTVTVEGEGKATIERAVELFLSDKRSQGLDSEVLKKYERELGRFSDFMKRRSRYFPSEIRLEDLTEFRAGWDAQYPSSTTRGKVQERLRAFLRYCYESQLIDRVPRLSPIRVDEVPTLPLSAAQYQKLLNAVANEFPGKKGTRVHALIRLMRFSGLAIRDAVTLERDELTRDVKHGLYRIVTNRQKTGTHVSVPIPPDVADEVKAAMLLNDSERYIFWNTGTGKPQTAVTNWQHDLRRVFRAAGQPEGHPHQLRDTFAVGLLEKGVPLEEVSKLLGHESIKTTERYYAKWVKERQDRLDALVVATWETAPNNVSRPEA; this comes from the coding sequence ATGCTCGGCATGGTCAATCGGGCACCTAGAACCGTCCTCTCCATCCTGGCAGTCCCCCTCATCACGATCTTTGTCCGGCACTCCGCAAACTGCCCCCACGTAGACGATCACTTCTATAAGCGGTGTCAGTGTAGGAAGAGCCTGCGGTATTTCCACGATGGGAAGCAGCGAACGGTTTCCGCAAAGACGAGGAGCTGGGCTCTCGCGGAAGAGGCAAAGCGAAAACTAGAGGGGATATTTCGGTCTGCCGACACGGCTAACCCGGTCGGAACCGTCACCGTAGAGGGTGAGGGAAAAGCCACAATCGAACGCGCGGTTGAACTCTTCCTCAGTGACAAGCGGTCGCAAGGTCTAGATAGTGAGGTGCTGAAAAAGTACGAGCGAGAACTGGGACGGTTCTCAGATTTCATGAAGCGGCGGTCGCGGTACTTCCCTTCTGAGATACGACTAGAGGACCTGACAGAGTTCCGTGCGGGCTGGGATGCTCAGTATCCCTCATCCACGACCAGAGGTAAGGTGCAAGAGCGTCTGAGGGCCTTTCTGCGTTACTGCTATGAGTCCCAGTTGATTGACCGAGTGCCGAGACTCTCACCTATCAGGGTTGACGAAGTTCCGACACTCCCCTTGTCTGCGGCGCAATATCAAAAGCTCTTGAACGCTGTCGCCAATGAATTTCCCGGGAAGAAGGGAACGCGAGTTCATGCGCTCATCAGACTCATGCGGTTTAGCGGGCTTGCGATTCGCGATGCGGTGACGTTGGAGAGGGACGAGCTAACGCGAGATGTAAAGCACGGACTATATAGGATCGTGACCAACCGGCAGAAGACAGGGACGCACGTAAGCGTACCGATACCGCCTGATGTGGCCGATGAAGTCAAAGCGGCGATGCTTTTGAATGATAGTGAGCGGTACATCTTTTGGAACACGGGCACCGGCAAACCACAAACCGCCGTCACCAACTGGCAACATGACCTTAGGCGGGTGTTCAGGGCAGCCGGTCAACCTGAGGGACATCCGCACCAACTCAGAGACACCTTCGCCGTGGGGCTGCTCGAGAAAGGCGTACCTCTTGAAGAGGTAAGCAAACTGCTCGGACATGAGTCGATAAAGACGACCGAGCGGTACTACGCAAAATGGGTGAAGGAGAGACAGGATAGGCTTGATGCTCTGGTAGTTGCGACGTGGGAGACCGCACCGAACAATGTTTCTAGGCCAGAGGCGTAG
- a CDS encoding DUF3696 domain-containing protein: MLTNIRLRNFKVFREQSIDLAPLTLLAGLNGSGKSTLIQALAMLRQSHDTGFLQAGSWLLNGELVELGSGSDVLHDNPALDGTMGLTLNAMIGAPVRNVEAGWSVSYDSKGDVLRSTNSLFDQIAPPGTFSLFGPGFQYLRADRLTPAVTYAKSQHAVATRRFLGSRGEYAAHFLLEYGDVTIPSILTSESQPEHAHRLLSQTVAWLQRFSPNVTLDIENIRSTDLVQLKYSYRTKGIGGGGGQFRATNVGFGLSYCLPIVVACLSAHPGDLLLIENPEAHLHPDGQLAMGELVSRAAASGIQVIVETHSDHVLNGIRLAIKRKILSSQSAAFRFFRRDESGASQVTNPSCDSNGMLSEWPNGFFTQWDDALMELLS; the protein is encoded by the coding sequence ATGCTAACTAACATACGCCTGCGCAACTTTAAGGTTTTTCGGGAGCAATCGATCGATCTGGCTCCCTTGACTCTACTTGCCGGACTGAATGGATCTGGCAAGAGTACGTTGATCCAGGCTTTGGCAATGCTCAGGCAGTCGCACGATACTGGCTTCCTGCAAGCAGGAAGCTGGCTCCTTAATGGCGAGCTTGTTGAGCTCGGAAGTGGAAGTGATGTTTTGCATGACAATCCCGCGCTAGACGGAACCATGGGATTGACTCTCAACGCGATGATTGGAGCACCGGTCCGGAATGTTGAGGCTGGTTGGTCGGTAAGTTACGACTCTAAGGGTGATGTATTAAGGTCTACAAATAGTCTCTTCGATCAGATCGCGCCGCCTGGCACCTTTAGCCTTTTCGGCCCCGGGTTTCAATATCTTCGAGCTGATCGCCTCACGCCAGCAGTAACGTACGCGAAGTCGCAACATGCGGTGGCCACCCGTCGATTTCTGGGTAGCCGAGGCGAATATGCAGCGCATTTCCTGCTTGAGTACGGAGATGTCACTATTCCATCAATATTGACCTCAGAATCTCAACCAGAGCACGCACATCGTCTGTTGTCTCAAACGGTGGCATGGTTGCAAAGGTTCAGCCCCAACGTAACTTTAGATATCGAGAACATACGCAGCACTGACCTCGTCCAACTCAAATACTCCTACCGTACGAAAGGAATCGGAGGTGGAGGAGGCCAATTTCGCGCAACTAATGTAGGTTTCGGCCTGTCGTACTGCCTTCCGATCGTTGTCGCGTGTCTATCTGCGCACCCAGGAGATCTTCTCCTTATTGAGAATCCAGAGGCTCATTTACATCCCGATGGACAACTCGCAATGGGTGAACTTGTCTCCCGCGCAGCAGCAAGCGGCATTCAGGTAATCGTCGAGACGCACAGCGACCACGTATTGAATGGGATTCGCCTTGCGATCAAACGAAAAATACTTTCATCTCAATCAGCGGCATTCAGGTTTTTCAGACGCGACGAGTCCGGTGCCTCTCAAGTCACGAATCCTAGCTGCGATAGCAACGGAATGCTGAGCGAATGGCCTAACGGATTCTTCACTCAATGGGACGACGCCTTAATGGAACTGCTGAGCTGA
- a CDS encoding DUF262 domain-containing protein — MNDDNLKEISASALLGDETPSEEFSGIEEEAQEEISIAVPFDPDQIEVTTKAMTIDLILSRIQSGAINLQPDFQRRWGIWSRRRQTRLIESLLLRIPLPTFYAAEDEDENWEIVDGIQRLSTIARFIKPAILYEQPFELEGLEYLHEFEGERYDGLTPRLQRRLRETELIVHLIRHGTPVDVKFNIFGRINTGGMALTAQELRHAIIPGPGRQILEDWAASERFREATAYSVKPDRMNDRELVLRFVAFSMTPYSEYRDKDLDTFLVEAMKRLNVLSTQELSAIYSAFEKAMHAAYRIFGNDAFRKRYNPSAGRSLVNKALFEAMSTTFAQLSDEEIEHLVERGDQVRADFIALCNERAFDSAISQGTNNPNKVAIRFTSINKMIKNILSC, encoded by the coding sequence ATGAACGATGACAATCTGAAGGAAATTAGTGCGAGCGCACTGTTAGGCGATGAAACCCCCTCCGAGGAGTTCAGCGGGATTGAGGAAGAAGCTCAAGAGGAAATTAGCATCGCTGTTCCATTTGATCCTGATCAGATCGAAGTGACCACTAAGGCGATGACGATCGATCTCATTTTGTCCAGGATCCAGAGCGGGGCGATCAACCTTCAGCCTGATTTCCAACGTAGGTGGGGCATCTGGAGTCGAAGGAGACAAACTCGTCTCATAGAGTCGCTTCTCTTGCGGATTCCTTTGCCTACTTTTTACGCAGCTGAAGACGAAGACGAGAATTGGGAGATTGTGGATGGCATCCAAAGGTTGTCAACGATCGCGAGATTCATCAAGCCCGCAATTCTCTATGAACAGCCATTTGAGCTCGAAGGGCTAGAATACTTGCACGAATTTGAGGGCGAGCGATATGACGGTCTTACGCCTCGCTTGCAGAGACGACTCCGTGAAACTGAGCTGATAGTTCATCTCATTAGACACGGCACGCCTGTGGACGTGAAATTCAACATCTTCGGGAGGATCAACACTGGAGGCATGGCCTTAACGGCGCAAGAGCTTCGACATGCAATCATCCCTGGTCCGGGTAGGCAGATATTGGAAGATTGGGCTGCGTCCGAGCGATTCAGGGAGGCGACAGCCTACAGCGTGAAGCCCGATCGGATGAACGATAGGGAATTGGTGTTGCGTTTTGTGGCGTTCTCGATGACGCCGTATAGCGAATATCGCGACAAAGACCTCGATACATTCCTGGTTGAGGCCATGAAGCGTTTGAATGTGCTGTCCACACAAGAGCTCTCGGCAATTTACTCAGCGTTCGAGAAGGCCATGCACGCGGCATATCGGATCTTTGGAAACGATGCATTCCGGAAGAGGTATAACCCCTCAGCGGGAAGATCGCTAGTAAACAAAGCTCTTTTTGAGGCTATGTCAACGACTTTCGCACAGCTTAGCGATGAAGAAATTGAACACTTAGTTGAACGCGGAGATCAGGTGCGAGCGGATTTCATTGCGCTCTGCAACGAGCGCGCTTTCGATTCGGCAATCTCACAAGGCACCAATAACCCGAACAAGGTTGCCATTCGGTTCACAAGCATCAACAAAATGATAAAAAACATACTCTCATGCTAA
- a CDS encoding recombinase family protein, with protein sequence MVATAKRGGKRIGYVRVSSVDQNVGRQLEGVDLDKTFTDKASGKDVKRPQLQAALEYVRDGDIFIVHSMDRLARNLVDLRTIVEDLTQRGVQVQFAKEQLTFTGDDTSAAKLLLSVMGAVAEFERSMLKERQREGIALAKKAGVYKGRKPSLTPERAQELRARVEAGEKRAGLAREFGISRETLYQYAPVRDVPVSARA encoded by the coding sequence ATGGTGGCAACGGCCAAGCGTGGGGGAAAGCGTATCGGATACGTCCGCGTAAGCAGCGTGGATCAGAACGTCGGCAGACAACTTGAGGGTGTTGACCTCGATAAGACGTTCACCGATAAGGCGAGCGGCAAAGACGTAAAACGTCCCCAGCTGCAGGCCGCTCTCGAATATGTACGTGACGGTGACATTTTCATTGTGCATAGCATGGACCGACTAGCCCGTAACCTTGTAGATCTTCGCACGATAGTGGAAGACCTCACACAGCGCGGCGTGCAGGTTCAATTTGCCAAAGAACAATTGACCTTCACAGGGGACGACACATCGGCTGCGAAATTGCTTCTTTCAGTAATGGGCGCAGTAGCAGAATTTGAGCGGTCCATGCTGAAGGAACGCCAACGCGAGGGTATCGCGCTAGCGAAGAAAGCGGGCGTCTACAAGGGTCGCAAGCCATCCCTGACACCTGAACGTGCGCAAGAGCTAAGGGCGCGTGTAGAGGCGGGAGAGAAGCGAGCCGGGTTGGCTCGGGAGTTCGGCATCTCTCGGGAGACGCTCTACCAGTACGCCCCTGTCCGTGATGTACCGGTTTCTGCGCGAGCGTAA